Genomic window (Prevotella melaninogenica ATCC 25845):
ATCATGTCATAATAACCTAATAAAAATCATCTTTGTAAATAATTTTCGTCCATTGCTTTTTAATTGAAGTTAAATTAGATGTCAATTAAGGCTTAATTGACTTGCTAAAGACGCCTTTAGCAACCTTATTAACGCCCTTTTGAAGTCCAACTAAGCACCTTTTCTTTTGCTATTTTGTAACTTATTGAAGTATAGGTACTTACAATAATCGTCCAGAATAGTATTTTTGAGCATTTTAAATGACTATTTTCAAGAATTAGTGTAAAGTTTTTTCGCACAACAAAAGTGCTAAAAGGCTAATTGTTTTATTGCTATAAGACATTGGCTTATACATTAATAATTTATTGTATAACGAAGAAATCTATTTATGTTATGGAAATCCCAATGACATTCACTATAACTACAAACAATAAAAATAGGAGATAATCACTATTATAAGCAATTATCCCCTACTCTATAAAAATTCATTTAATCACACAAGGTGATAAAATGGATTACTTCAACTTTGTGTAACCATACTTAGCACAAGCACCAAGTTCCTCCTCAATACGGATGAGCTGGTTGTACTTAGCCATACGGTCTGTACGAGACATAGAACCAGTCTTAATCTGACCAGAGTTTGTTGCAACAGCGATGTCAGCGATAGTTGTATCCTCAGTCTCACCAGAACGGTGTGAAGTTACAGTTGTATAACCATGACGATGAGCCATCTCGATAGCCTCGAGAGTCTCTGTCAAAGAACCAATCTGGTTAACCTTGATAAGGATAGAGTTAGCTGCACCCATCTTGATACCCTTCTCGAGGAACTTAACGTTAGTTACGAACAAGTCATCACCAACGAGCTGGCAACGATCACCGATAGCAGATGTCAACTTAACCCAGTTCTCCCAGTCGTTCTCATCGAGACCATCCTCGATAGAGTCGATAGGATACTTTGTGATAAGGTGCTCGAGGTAAGCAATCTGCTCATCAGCACTAAGCTTCTTACCATTAGGATCCTTTGGCATACCATTCTTCAACTGACGATAGTCATAGAACCACTTACCATCCTCGCATACAGCGAACTCAGAAGCAGCACAGTCCATAGCAATCTTAACATCCTTGCCTGGCTCATAGCCTGCGTCCTTGATAGCCTGAATGATTGAATCGAGTGCATCCTCGATACCATCGAACTTAGGAGCGAAACCACCCTCATCACCTACTGCAGTAGAGAGACCGCGCTTCTTCAAAAGCTTAGCAAGTGCGTGGAAAACCTCAGCACCCATACGGATACCTTCCTTCTCAGAAGGAGCACCTACTGGGCGAATCATGAACTCCTGGAATGCGATAGGAGCATCAGAGTGAGCACCACCGTTGATAATATTCATCATAGGTACTGGCAATACATAAGTATTTGCACCACCGATATAACGATACAATGGAATGTTCAATGCCTTAGCAGCAGTCTGAGCTACAGCCA
Coding sequences:
- the eno gene encoding phosphopyruvate hydratase, producing the protein MKIEKVHAREIMDSRGNPTVEVEVTLENGVMGRASVPSGASTGENEALELRDGDKNRFLGKGVLKAVENVNNLIAPALKGDCVLNQRAIDYKMLELDGTPTKSKLGANAILGVSLAVAQTAAKALNIPLYRYIGGANTYVLPVPMMNIINGGAHSDAPIAFQEFMIRPVGAPSEKEGIRMGAEVFHALAKLLKKRGLSTAVGDEGGFAPKFDGIEDALDSIIQAIKDAGYEPGKDVKIAMDCAASEFAVCEDGKWFYDYRQLKNGMPKDPNGKKLSADEQIAYLEHLITKYPIDSIEDGLDENDWENWVKLTSAIGDRCQLVGDDLFVTNVKFLEKGIKMGAANSILIKVNQIGSLTETLEAIEMAHRHGYTTVTSHRSGETEDTTIADIAVATNSGQIKTGSMSRTDRMAKYNQLIRIEEELGACAKYGYTKLK